One Triticum dicoccoides isolate Atlit2015 ecotype Zavitan chromosome 5B, WEW_v2.0, whole genome shotgun sequence genomic window carries:
- the LOC119307120 gene encoding disease resistance protein RGA4-like isoform X2 has product MVTPMALEAEKGAATAFSNVVLGRLMKVLENKYQLWSGIQTEISSLHEDLKLLAAAVDDHQVSAAASSTAVARVYGEQIRELTHDIEDCVERFLHRITCKPGASRARRTAHAFRTLRRRLLFADKIKKFRSRVADARKRAFNADATAAAAAAISPYSGGAQPSNNQGYVQDCRPVGIAEAIMELRALLGIEPNQGRAAVQAQLRVVAVVGFGGSGKTTLARAVYSIVQRALPCAWVDGHLLDRTDSNGIVKHIQENLRSEEGRSATSLHQDQDSRYLIVIDGIKRKHQMHWDTLRNAFRNNGRIILTTNNWSVANRCCNHPREEDKYTFGRVYNMRSLGEEDSRKLALLGRVTPELLMGSKELLEKCGGLPLALYSVACQLSSEMEPTGELCRILCSDLGTYLEREDDEPNFARLRGVLRENYTSLSDYIVRTCLLYLGIFPIDRPLKKNVIIRRWLAEGYARHYEGRHQSVADKNFKTFTHQSIILPAVPISNFIEKACKIHGIMHTFILHKSMSKKFIMPFGTQHNTVRHLFIHNSRYGNYEISPEMDLSRARSLTVVGKAGGAISKFNKYKLARVLDLEGCIDVEDFHVKEICKVWNLRYLSLGPDITEIPKEIAQLKLLETLDVSKTRVNVLPVEAIGLPCLIHLIGKFKLQDPVKTERLPQKCMLETLAGIVADKGRGFSQLMDHTKKLKKVKVWCECEETEQGQIDMNNQLAEAIQKYIETPMDEDNVENYRSLSLYFQRLPQGSMTALEQLCQRHSSRKGYLFYLSSLKLHGNSNPTTLPKFVAMFHDLAKLSISTTMSVTQHLLSVLGEMHLMKYLKLAANSIDDNDGFVIQKGKFGSLKRLCLVLKVVGPSVLTIKDRGAQAISSLQLICKDLVGLSGVEISYLPNLKEIVLHPDVGEETRQAWKAEARNHRNMPHVLSIPGDHVREETAAVEEEPALEDPMEVEPESNFPNSIGLHVNEAQQGCDKEALVLAPVQPRKANKRKRAQVRACQAIVAPKISQHT; this is encoded by the exons ATGGTGACGCCGATGGCGCTAGAGGCGGAGAAAGGGGCGGCCACCGCCTTCTCCAACGTCGTGCTGGGAAGACTCATGAAGGTGCTGGAGAACAAGTACCAGCTGTGGAGCGGCATCCAGACTGAAATCTCGTCTCTGCACGAAGATCTTAAACTCCTGGCGGCAGCCGTAGATGACCACCAGGTCAGTGCTGCGGCTTCTAGCACGGCCGTCGCGAGGGTGTACGGCGAGCAGATCCGCGAGCTGACCCACGATATCGAAGACTGCGTGGAGCGCTTCCTGCACCGCATCACCTGCAAGCCCGGGGCCTCGCGGGCTCGCCGCACAGCTCACGCCTTCAGGACGCtccgccgccgtctcctgttcgCCGACAAGATCAAGAAGTTCCGGAGCCGCGTGGCAGATGCACGCAAGCGGGCATTCaacgccgacgccaccgccgccgctgctgcagcaATTTCCCCTTATAGCGGTGGTGCCCAGCCGTCCAACAACCAGGGGTACGTGCAGGATTGCCGCCCCGTGGGCATCGCGGAGGCCATCATGGAGCTTCGTGCTCTGCTCGGCATCGAACCAAACCAAGGCCGAGCTGCGGTTCAGGCTCAGCTGCGGGTGGTCGCCGTGGTGGGATTTGGTGGTTCGGGCAAGACGACCCTCGCAAGGGCAGTCTACAGCATAGTCCAAAGAGCACTCCCTTGTGCTTGGGTTGACGGCCACTTGCTGGATCGTACGGATTCTAATGGCATCGTCAAACATATCCAAGAGAACCTTCGTTCGGAGGAAGGGCGTTCCGCGACATCTCTCCACCAGGACCAGGACAGCAG ATATTTAATCGTTATTGATGGCATTAAGAGGAAGCACCAGATGCACTGGGATACACTGAGGAATGCCTTCAGGAATAATGGGAGAATAATTTTGACAACGAACAATTGGTCGGTAGCTAATAGATGCTGCAATCATCCCAGGGAAGAAGATAAATATACCTTTGGTCGTGTGTACAACATGAGAAGTCTTGGAGAAGAAGATTCAAGGAAACTAGCTCTGCTTGGAAGAGTTACACCTGAGTTACTGatgggttcaaaagaactcctggagAAATGTGGTGGTCTGCCTCTAGCTCTTTATAGTGTGGCCTGCCAATTGAGCTCTGAAATGGAACCTACGGGGGAATTGTGCAGAATATTGTGCAGTGACCTGGGTACATATCTGGAACGCGAAGACGACGAGCCTAACTTTGCAAGGCTTCGAGGTGTGCTAAGGGAAAATTACACCAGTCTGTCTGATTACATTGTCAGGACCTGCTTGTTGTATCTAGGTATATTCCCAATTGATCGTCCCCTCAAGAAGAATGTCATAATCAGGCGATGGTTGGCTGAAGGATATGCACGCCATTATGAAGGGAGGCACCAAAGTGTAGCTGATAAGAATTTCAAGACATTTACCCACCAGAGTATTATTTTGCCTGCTGTTCCAATCAGCAATTTCATAGAGAAGGCGTGCAAAATTCATGGTATCATGCACACCTTCATCTTGCACAAGTCCATGTCCAAGAAGTTCATCATGCCCTTTGGTACTCAGCACAATACAGTCCGCCACCTATTTATCCATAATAGCCGCTATGGAAATTACGAAATCAGCCCAGAAATGGATTTATCACGGGCCCGATCTCTGACAGTCGTAGGGAAAGCAGGTGGTGCTATTTCCAAGTTCAACAAGTACAAACTTGCAAGAGTGTTGGACCTGGAAGGGTGCATTGATGTGGAAGATTTTCATGTTAAAGAGATATGTAAGGTATGGAATCTGAGATATCTAAGCCTCGGGCCCGATATCACAGAGATACCCAAGGAAATTGCTCAACTTAAATTGCTGGAGACACTTGATGTAAGCAAGACAAGGGTGAATGTGCTCCCAGTGGAGGCTATTGGACTACCCTGTTTGATTCATCTGATTGGAAAGTTTAAGCTTCAAGACCCAGTCAAGACAGAGAGGCTGCCACAAAAATGTATGCTGGAGACCCTTGCGGGGATTGTTGCCGACAAGGGTCGGGGATTTTCGCAACTTATGGACCATACGAAAAAGTTAAAGAAGGTCAAGGTATGGTGTGAGTGTGAGGAAACTGAACAAGGTCAGATCGACATGAATAATCAACTTGCCGAGGCCATCCAAAAGTACATtgaaactcctatggatgaggacaATGTGGAAAACTATCGCTCCCTGTCCCTTTACTTCCAACGATTGCCCCAAGGTTCCATGACTGCTCTAGAACAACTATGTCAACGCCACAGTTCGAGGAAAGGATATTTATTTTATCTCAGCTCGCTCAAGCTACATGGCAACTCCAACCCAACTACATTGCCTAAGTTTGTTGCCATGTTTCATGATCTAGCTAAGCTAAGCATTTCGACCACCATGTCTGTGACACAACATCTTCTGTCAGTACTTGGCGAGATGCATTTAATGAAGTATCTCAAGCTGGCTGCTAACAGCATCGACGACAACGACGGTTTCGTCATCCAAAAAGGGAAGTTCGGGAGCCTGAAGCGCCTATGTCTTGTGTTAAAAGTTGTGGGACCGTCTGTCCTAACAATCAAAGACAGAGGTGCGCAGGCCATTAGCTCGCTCCAACTGATCTGCAAGGATCTAGTTGGTCTCTCTGGCGTCGAAATCAGCTACCTCCCTAACCTGAAGGAAATTGTCCTTCACCCTGATGTGGGTGAAGAAACAAGGCAAGCGTGGAAAGCGGAGGCAAGGAACCACCGTAACATGCCGCATGTGTTGTCTATCCCAGGTGATCACGTCCGAGAGGAAACAGCTGCAGTTGAGGAGGAACCAGCACTTGAGGATCCCATGGAGGTGGAGCCAGAGAGTAACTTCCCTAATTCTATTGGGCTCCACGTTAATGAAGCACAACAAG GCTGCGACAAGGAAGCTTTGGTGCTGGCCCCCGTGCAACCTCGAAAGGCGAACAAGAGGAAGCGTGCTcaagtacgtgcctgccaagctatTGTTG CTCCTAAAATCAGCCAACACACATGA
- the LOC119307120 gene encoding disease resistance protein RGA4-like isoform X1: protein MVTPMALEAEKGAATAFSNVVLGRLMKVLENKYQLWSGIQTEISSLHEDLKLLAAAVDDHQVSAAASSTAVARVYGEQIRELTHDIEDCVERFLHRITCKPGASRARRTAHAFRTLRRRLLFADKIKKFRSRVADARKRAFNADATAAAAAAISPYSGGAQPSNNQGYVQDCRPVGIAEAIMELRALLGIEPNQGRAAVQAQLRVVAVVGFGGSGKTTLARAVYSIVQRALPCAWVDGHLLDRTDSNGIVKHIQENLRSEEGRSATSLHQDQDSRYLIVIDGIKRKHQMHWDTLRNAFRNNGRIILTTNNWSVANRCCNHPREEDKYTFGRVYNMRSLGEEDSRKLALLGRVTPELLMGSKELLEKCGGLPLALYSVACQLSSEMEPTGELCRILCSDLGTYLEREDDEPNFARLRGVLRENYTSLSDYIVRTCLLYLGIFPIDRPLKKNVIIRRWLAEGYARHYEGRHQSVADKNFKTFTHQSIILPAVPISNFIEKACKIHGIMHTFILHKSMSKKFIMPFGTQHNTVRHLFIHNSRYGNYEISPEMDLSRARSLTVVGKAGGAISKFNKYKLARVLDLEGCIDVEDFHVKEICKVWNLRYLSLGPDITEIPKEIAQLKLLETLDVSKTRVNVLPVEAIGLPCLIHLIGKFKLQDPVKTERLPQKCMLETLAGIVADKGRGFSQLMDHTKKLKKVKVWCECEETEQGQIDMNNQLAEAIQKYIETPMDEDNVENYRSLSLYFQRLPQGSMTALEQLCQRHSSRKGYLFYLSSLKLHGNSNPTTLPKFVAMFHDLAKLSISTTMSVTQHLLSVLGEMHLMKYLKLAANSIDDNDGFVIQKGKFGSLKRLCLVLKVVGPSVLTIKDRGAQAISSLQLICKDLVGLSGVEISYLPNLKEIVLHPDVGEETRQAWKAEARNHRNMPHVLSIPGDHVREETAAVEEEPALEDPMEVEPESNFPNSIGLHVNEAQQGCDKEALVLAPVQPRKANKRKRAQLLKSANTHEEDIADINMEDAGDNLAASINDFAIDDEGHKCLLYRAVMTVPGFPEEALSVAVSHLIDNKAQGSAYMGMHEEHRVLWLRNFLGKLHTI from the exons ATGGTGACGCCGATGGCGCTAGAGGCGGAGAAAGGGGCGGCCACCGCCTTCTCCAACGTCGTGCTGGGAAGACTCATGAAGGTGCTGGAGAACAAGTACCAGCTGTGGAGCGGCATCCAGACTGAAATCTCGTCTCTGCACGAAGATCTTAAACTCCTGGCGGCAGCCGTAGATGACCACCAGGTCAGTGCTGCGGCTTCTAGCACGGCCGTCGCGAGGGTGTACGGCGAGCAGATCCGCGAGCTGACCCACGATATCGAAGACTGCGTGGAGCGCTTCCTGCACCGCATCACCTGCAAGCCCGGGGCCTCGCGGGCTCGCCGCACAGCTCACGCCTTCAGGACGCtccgccgccgtctcctgttcgCCGACAAGATCAAGAAGTTCCGGAGCCGCGTGGCAGATGCACGCAAGCGGGCATTCaacgccgacgccaccgccgccgctgctgcagcaATTTCCCCTTATAGCGGTGGTGCCCAGCCGTCCAACAACCAGGGGTACGTGCAGGATTGCCGCCCCGTGGGCATCGCGGAGGCCATCATGGAGCTTCGTGCTCTGCTCGGCATCGAACCAAACCAAGGCCGAGCTGCGGTTCAGGCTCAGCTGCGGGTGGTCGCCGTGGTGGGATTTGGTGGTTCGGGCAAGACGACCCTCGCAAGGGCAGTCTACAGCATAGTCCAAAGAGCACTCCCTTGTGCTTGGGTTGACGGCCACTTGCTGGATCGTACGGATTCTAATGGCATCGTCAAACATATCCAAGAGAACCTTCGTTCGGAGGAAGGGCGTTCCGCGACATCTCTCCACCAGGACCAGGACAGCAG ATATTTAATCGTTATTGATGGCATTAAGAGGAAGCACCAGATGCACTGGGATACACTGAGGAATGCCTTCAGGAATAATGGGAGAATAATTTTGACAACGAACAATTGGTCGGTAGCTAATAGATGCTGCAATCATCCCAGGGAAGAAGATAAATATACCTTTGGTCGTGTGTACAACATGAGAAGTCTTGGAGAAGAAGATTCAAGGAAACTAGCTCTGCTTGGAAGAGTTACACCTGAGTTACTGatgggttcaaaagaactcctggagAAATGTGGTGGTCTGCCTCTAGCTCTTTATAGTGTGGCCTGCCAATTGAGCTCTGAAATGGAACCTACGGGGGAATTGTGCAGAATATTGTGCAGTGACCTGGGTACATATCTGGAACGCGAAGACGACGAGCCTAACTTTGCAAGGCTTCGAGGTGTGCTAAGGGAAAATTACACCAGTCTGTCTGATTACATTGTCAGGACCTGCTTGTTGTATCTAGGTATATTCCCAATTGATCGTCCCCTCAAGAAGAATGTCATAATCAGGCGATGGTTGGCTGAAGGATATGCACGCCATTATGAAGGGAGGCACCAAAGTGTAGCTGATAAGAATTTCAAGACATTTACCCACCAGAGTATTATTTTGCCTGCTGTTCCAATCAGCAATTTCATAGAGAAGGCGTGCAAAATTCATGGTATCATGCACACCTTCATCTTGCACAAGTCCATGTCCAAGAAGTTCATCATGCCCTTTGGTACTCAGCACAATACAGTCCGCCACCTATTTATCCATAATAGCCGCTATGGAAATTACGAAATCAGCCCAGAAATGGATTTATCACGGGCCCGATCTCTGACAGTCGTAGGGAAAGCAGGTGGTGCTATTTCCAAGTTCAACAAGTACAAACTTGCAAGAGTGTTGGACCTGGAAGGGTGCATTGATGTGGAAGATTTTCATGTTAAAGAGATATGTAAGGTATGGAATCTGAGATATCTAAGCCTCGGGCCCGATATCACAGAGATACCCAAGGAAATTGCTCAACTTAAATTGCTGGAGACACTTGATGTAAGCAAGACAAGGGTGAATGTGCTCCCAGTGGAGGCTATTGGACTACCCTGTTTGATTCATCTGATTGGAAAGTTTAAGCTTCAAGACCCAGTCAAGACAGAGAGGCTGCCACAAAAATGTATGCTGGAGACCCTTGCGGGGATTGTTGCCGACAAGGGTCGGGGATTTTCGCAACTTATGGACCATACGAAAAAGTTAAAGAAGGTCAAGGTATGGTGTGAGTGTGAGGAAACTGAACAAGGTCAGATCGACATGAATAATCAACTTGCCGAGGCCATCCAAAAGTACATtgaaactcctatggatgaggacaATGTGGAAAACTATCGCTCCCTGTCCCTTTACTTCCAACGATTGCCCCAAGGTTCCATGACTGCTCTAGAACAACTATGTCAACGCCACAGTTCGAGGAAAGGATATTTATTTTATCTCAGCTCGCTCAAGCTACATGGCAACTCCAACCCAACTACATTGCCTAAGTTTGTTGCCATGTTTCATGATCTAGCTAAGCTAAGCATTTCGACCACCATGTCTGTGACACAACATCTTCTGTCAGTACTTGGCGAGATGCATTTAATGAAGTATCTCAAGCTGGCTGCTAACAGCATCGACGACAACGACGGTTTCGTCATCCAAAAAGGGAAGTTCGGGAGCCTGAAGCGCCTATGTCTTGTGTTAAAAGTTGTGGGACCGTCTGTCCTAACAATCAAAGACAGAGGTGCGCAGGCCATTAGCTCGCTCCAACTGATCTGCAAGGATCTAGTTGGTCTCTCTGGCGTCGAAATCAGCTACCTCCCTAACCTGAAGGAAATTGTCCTTCACCCTGATGTGGGTGAAGAAACAAGGCAAGCGTGGAAAGCGGAGGCAAGGAACCACCGTAACATGCCGCATGTGTTGTCTATCCCAGGTGATCACGTCCGAGAGGAAACAGCTGCAGTTGAGGAGGAACCAGCACTTGAGGATCCCATGGAGGTGGAGCCAGAGAGTAACTTCCCTAATTCTATTGGGCTCCACGTTAATGAAGCACAACAAG GCTGCGACAAGGAAGCTTTGGTGCTGGCCCCCGTGCAACCTCGAAAGGCGAACAAGAGGAAGCGTGCTcaa CTCCTAAAATCAGCCAACACACATGAAGAAGACATAGCAGATATCAATATGGAAGATGCGGGTGACAATTTAGCTGCTTCCATTAATGATTTTGCGATTGATGACGAGGGGCATAAATGCCTGTTGTATCGCGCTGTCATGACCGTGCCTGGCTTCCCTGAGGAAGCTTTATCAGTTGCCGTATCTCATTTGATTGACAACAAGGCCCAGGGATCTGCATACATGGGTATGCACGAGGAGCACCGTGTACTATGGCTCAGGAACTTCCTGGGAAAGCTCCACACAATTTAA